Proteins encoded together in one Scyliorhinus torazame isolate Kashiwa2021f chromosome 20, sScyTor2.1, whole genome shotgun sequence window:
- the LOC140397020 gene encoding prosaposin-like, protein MTPIVFLVLLFALPVRANLEERSKVCAHGIENQCQDLKAAVECNVVSHCVNTEWRQPKVDDDICDVCKKFIGQIADMLKDKTVQDALKDALHKGCSLIPVKQLAENCDHYVDAYLSIILGLLEKEVQPDVVCAALGLCKHRAQIRAQETLSKATPTLSDFPLNNTSWKQYQDSLRKGRFTCDFCLLVVKKLKQSLRKERTESNIIQQPAKICSELSNKYFTQCHELMMKKGFTAIELLFQKFATNAVCDNLRLCSDAKRNSVLPIMSCEMCEEIMLQLQSAWKQGSEADLLLSEACNSYSDVSNLMCEDFIHTNKPQLNNLLQNQEQRDLCGELDFCVRKEEAQLLGLDECLWGPSYWCSTRETAVKCKTVDYCEKHGWV, encoded by the exons ATGACTCCCATTGTGTTCCTTGTCTTGTTATTCGCCCTTCCAG TTCGAGCCAATTTGGAAGAAAGAAGCAAAGTTTGTGCTCACGGCATAGAAAACCAGTGCCAGGACCTAAAGGCAGCAGTCGAGTGCAATGTGGTGTCTCATTGTGTGAACACTGAATGGAGACAGCCTAAAGTG GATGACGACATCTGTGATGTGTGTAAAAAGTTCATTGGGCAGATCGCTGATATGTTGAAGGACAAGACCGTGCAG GATGCATTGAAAGACGCTTTGCACAAAGGCTGTAGTCTGATCCCCGTCAAGCAACTTGCAGAAAATTGTGACCACTATGTTGATGCCTATCTGTCCATTATACTTGGCTTGCTGGAGAAAGAGGTG CAACCAGATGTGGTGTGCGCTGCACTTGGCCTGTGCAAGCATCGCGCACAAATCCGTGCGCAAGAAACTCTCTCCAAGGCCACCCCTACGCTCAGTGACTTTCCACTCAACAATACAAGTTGGAAACAATACCAG GATTCACTTCGCAAAGGCAGGTTCACGTGCGATTTCTGTCTGCTTGTCGTGAAGAAACTGAAGCAATCGTTGCGCAAAGAGAGAACCGAG AGCAACATCATCCAGCAACCCGCCAAGATCTGCTCTGAGCTGTCAAACAAATACTTCACACAATGCCACGAGCTGATGATGAAGAAAGGCTTCACTGCCATTGAGCTGCTTTTCCAGAAATTCGCGACCAATGCTGTGTGCGACAATCTTCGCCTCTGTTCCGATGCCAAGAGAAACTCAG TGCTGCCGATAATGTCCTGTGAAATGTGTGAGGAAATAATGCTTCAGCTCCAGTCAGCTTGGAAGCAGGGCTCAGAAGCGGATTTATTGTTGTCTGAAGCCTGCAACTCGTATTCTGATGTCTCCAATTTGATG TGTGAAGACTTTAtccacaccaacaaaccgcagctgaACAATCTTCTTCAGAACCAGGAGCAAAGAGATCTTTGTGGG GAACTGGATTTCTGTGTCAGAAAAGAGGAGGCCCAGTTGCTTGGACTCGATGAGTGCCTCTGGGGACCATCGTACTGGTGCTCGACCCGAGAAACTGCCGTCAAGTGTAAG ACTGTCGATTACTGTGAGAAGCACGGCTGGGTCTAA